Genomic DNA from Porites lutea chromosome 4, jaPorLute2.1, whole genome shotgun sequence:
tACAGATGGTCTAATTCTTTAAACGAGAAAGAGAGGTTGAGCTACAAGGTGTTATAAtggggccatttatacgaggaaaaataagacgcgtcttatttttcctcgtataaatggccctattgttttCATGTCTGAATGAACCACTAAACAGCGGTTACTTTGTACAACTAAATGTACCTGTCTGCCACAATGGTGAGCTCATCATTTTCGGGATTGTAACGAGGACCCACAAGTTGTATTAACTTCTTCTTTGCATGCTCATCCAAAACCAAATCTGTTAAATAAACCTGTAATTATGAAGTTTACAGATCAGGTTTGAtttatttcaacattttaaCATCAAAAACGAAAATTTACATAGCTCTCTACCTGCAAATAGCAGGCATGGGTGGCTAATCTAAGTGGGTGGCGCAAATAGGAAGTCACGTCCTGGCTTCTTTCTAACCATGTTACAGTTATAGCACAATAATTAGAGGTGTTCACTTGCTTTCGAACGCCTGTCATACAGGCTGCTTTAACTTTTTACTTTCAAAAACATACATAAGATGTCCTAAAAGCATAAAAAAGACACAACAACAACTGAAACACGATGCAAAAATCCTTGCATTCTAATGTTCCATGGCTAGAATCAGTCACTTGAAAAGAGAAAGACGCGTCAAAGAAAACGAAGATAAAAGATTACGCAgcctaaaaaaaagaagaaatgtttcACAAGCTCGATAGTGATTGAAGACCACACCCTTTTATGGCAGAACAAAAAGTGAAactcaaaaaaaggaaagcaaaacgTCGGATCTGTACCCCTGCAACGCAACCGACGACCCATCTCCAGTTTTGCCGGAAGCAGAAGTACAGGCAAGCGGACAGGACCCCGACGGTCTACGCAAGCTCAAACGTTTACATGGGACACTGTTTACAAGGACTTTCTGCCGCACTCTAAAAAAGGGGAGGTGTAGTGTTGCGGTCGCAAGGGAACTAGGTAAAAGATCGAATAGTGTTaaggctcagtcaattccaagggTGCCCATCCATCCCCGGGTTTTTGtcatttatcatttttgtttttttggaaaagctGCAAAAACCCATGGTGGGGCTAAAAAAAAGtgtgcaaatgccccaccctgggacaacaacaaaattgcatTTTCCTCTAAATAACCTGCAAATGTTATATTTTACAGGGAAATACAAAACTTAACAATAAATATCTTATTTTTCACCATTTATATAACAACAACGGtacttttaatattattaacttTACAATCACACATTCATGCCGCCTTTGGAAAGATTGAACTACCTATGCATTGTCTTTGGCGAACAATCTCTTCGTTAACTTTAGTCACGTAAATCAATTATGAGGGGAGGGTATTGACTCCTTAACTTAAAACCTTAACTGTGGAGAAGGGTGGTGATAAAGCGAAAACCACACTGGGACCAACAAGATGACAATCACCTTGACACAAGCAGTCCTTAAAACTGCCATTCGTTTGaacattttgcaaaaattttacaacattttACAACACCTGAAGTTTGACTTTTCTTGATCCTGGGTGGTAAAGTGAAGGCCCCGCAAATAGATAATTTCTTGTTGTGATTCGTAGAGGAACTGATGAAAGATCAAGTGAACCTGGCCATTCTGTACAAAGTGCTACATTGACAGCAAAACAGATGaagttacaaataaataaaataagaaaagtaTGCAATTTTGCAACAGTTGCCTGACTGTGAGGAAGAAGCTTCTCCTCCATAACAGGCCCTTTGCAGCTTGTCATTCACATGGTGTTTGTTGGCTTGTCGCACTGCATCcgttgctctccagcatggtgGTTTTGTACCCCGTGAATGACTAGTTGCAAAGGACCTATTCGTCTTAAGTGAATTGAACTCAAACAGTGGGATGTCTCCCTCACTTGCTGAAAAGAAAGAGATGAGATGTCTCAACTCTTTCAGCCTCAAAGTGTTGCTTCAGACCTTCCACCAGACTCCCCTCCACCCCCTCCTCCCATCCCTGTCACTGTGCTTGGGCCATCCCCTAGGTCATGCTGCTCCCTAAACATTTCCCCTGGATTAGTCTAAAACTCAAGACATTCAAGTTATCTTTGGAGATAATTTGATTTTACAGTCAAATCCTCCATTGAGCGGCCACCCTTGGGGAACAAGAAAATGGTCGCTTAATGACCTCAATGAAGGTGGGCTGCTCAATAGAGGTTGTTAATGAATAAGCGTgatctttagcagaaacatcacttAATTTAACTAAAAACACGCAACAGGAAGCGCATTACTAGTCTACAATCAGTCATCACCTTCTATCttggactgtattttccttttatCACCTATTATAAGAAAGCCAACTAAGTGTATCAAATACTTGATGGCCGCCCAGAGGTGACAACAATCGGAGAACTCTCGTTGGGGTGGCCAAAAGGCGGCCGTGGCCACTTGATGGAGGTAGCCACTTAATAAAGGTTTAATTCAACATATCATTCTTttctataatattatttcagCACTTTGATTACTGGCCACTTAATAGATGTTGACCACTTAATAGGTGGCCACTTCATgcaggttcaactgtattttcatgtcttttctttaattaaaatataatatatgAAGGGGAAATAAGTTCTTAAGGGTTAAGGAGATATACCTGCTTGGACAACAGCTTGCAAGCAAACAGTGATGCTTCTCAAAATGATTTTATATTAAAAGCTATTTGAAATCATTAATGATAGAATTATGGAACTTACGCTGTAAAGCTTGACAATGCCTTTCAATGGCAGGTGGACTCAAGTGAAAAAAGTTGGGTATCTAGATGGAGAATGCATAAAACAAATCTCAATCAATTAACCAGCTGAATAGGTTAATTTTCAATTGGTAAATActgcatttttaagaaaaaattttaaagacaAATAATAACAAATGTGGCACAGTATTAATAGTCACAGACCAAATCCACCAATAATTTATGGTACCTCTTATGTTCATCACACTGCAGTTACTTACTTCTTTTAAATTagctaataataacaatttattatgacaacaataataataataatcataattgCGGGCAACAAGaagagcccgcaatcctaatctccaggtccTTAATTACGCATGGGTTGCATGAGTGTGGCCAGCATTCATTTCGACTTCCACtaaaaatgaatggaatgcacagaacgcaggATGATCACGCATGTTTCAACTTCTACCCCTCGTTACCTGATCATgtgtgttttgaccatctgtcacgaGAAACCTGTGCAAAGCGCTCACTGCATTGTAGCGAAAGTGTTTGACCTTAGATCGTTGTCGCCcacactccgtaacctttggctATTACTAgtaaacatcatcatcatcatcatcatcatcatcataccAACAATGATGACGATTaatcataatgataataatgacatAGAGTACAAATATATTGTGAAGCAATTTAACATACCTTCATAAGCTCTAGGTTTCCCAGTGCTCTTAAAGGGAGAGCAAATCCAGGTCTATTGTGCTTCAATCGCCCCATTCTAAAGAAAATAGGTACAACTGATGGGTGATATGACTTGGCTCCTGAATACACTGAAGGCCAATCTGTTAATCCAGTTGCCATTTTTACTCCTCTGGTAGGGTTCTATAAGGGTTAAAGATGATATGATGATACAGTTCAACACCTACACAAATATAATATACATTCTTTAGTGGCACATGCTGCACCTCAAAAAAAATCTCCAAGTTCTCCTTTTTTGATTTGAAGTGCACTGAGAACAACATTATTATATGTGTACAGTAACACACTTCATTGATGTCCCTTGATGGCTAAAAAGCACATTGTCATTTGCCAAGAGTCCTCATTtgcactttattttcttttatatttgcaACCTACGTTACTTTTCATTATGAATGTTCCATTTTTGCTGTCCAATTTTAGCTAATTTTATCCTTTACTTTCTCCCCAGTATTTTTACCTTTCAATGTTTTCAGTCACATgctattcttttcattttttggaccacttaaaatgctaataattttgttcattatttgttcaatttgttatcattatttGTTGACACTATTAATCATTATATATTTTTCGCTAGAATGTTAATTCCTTAAAATAACTGAGCTTTAATATGATGGTTTGTTGAATGAACAGCTTAActcaaagtttaaaaacaactaGTCAGAATCTTCTGATTGCTCTCTCTGTGAAGCCCACTAGCTCCCAGTTACAGACCAGATTAAAATGTAACAAATACTCACTCTTGCCATCCAGTGCTGTAtatctttgtttttctgttgtctttCTTGccttttctgtttttctaaacaaaataaaagttaaatttGGGACAAAAGAAATCACAACCATTATATAAATCAAAGTAATTCAAAATGCACAGAAAATTGGGTTGACAACTGAAGATATATGTCAAAGGGTTTGTTTATCCTTGGAGGAGAGGGGGGGGAGGGACTTCCCTTTCTGGTCTGTACATGTCCAGAACATGCAGCTGCACAAGGTATAGTCCAGGTCTTGTCTTCACTATCCTGAACAGGGTAATTTCATGCATGCTAGTCCCAAAAAAGgtctttctttttccaaaatgaTGTGCTTTTACCActatttgaaaaagtttgttggtgattaaatcaaaattaatagtACCATGGAGGTCAACCAATCAACTTTCCTTGGAAATGATTGTTGGGTTATTAAATCATCTTAAttttgaaatgtgaaaaacagACAGAATTTACCACAACCTACCATAATTTATGTTGAATTCTCTTAAAAGTGGCAAAttcatttacaataaaataattatatttaagGCAGCAACCTTTGGAATTCACCACCAAATTCATTAGTTCTGACTTGATAGGTCTCTCTATGAAAACAATTTCTGTGTTTGTACCTTCCTTTTCTCAATGAAACGTTGAATGTTGTGGGATGTGCTATGCAAGCACAAGTGAGGATAAGACTTTGCATTTTTGAAATGCTCAGATGGCTTCCAAAATACTGTCAATTACATGTACTTTTAAATAGGCCAAGGcctgaaaatgaaacaaaacttctTACACAGCTTGGAGAATAAATAAATGCCACACTACCAGGCAAAACTTTGATGGTAAAGGCCCAACTTACTGCAGGAAAGTACAAGTTCACAAATGCCTGAGGAGGGGAGGGAGGAGTAGGTAGTTAAGGTCATCACCTGTATACAATATGATCAGACCTTACAACCCCTTAACCATGCAAATATGGAGTGTATGAAAAAAAGTTCCCAAAAACCTGGAGATTGGGACCTCAAACTTAGAGATGTGTCAAATAAAACTAAAAGGCAGATTATTTTTGTCATGGTATTCTTTACCCTATTAGTGGTCTTCTGTTTCACTCTTTTGTTACTCTTTTGGCAGTGTTGAGAAGATTCTATTTCACTATTCAGGTTGATAGGACAGCAAGAATATAGCCAAGTGAGTATACTATAAGGCTTTCCCACAGACCTTAGCAAACCAATGTTTTACCAGAATGAGGTTGGAATTGGCTCAGGTTTTCCACCAAAATAATTTGTCcattttaaagacattttatttagcctgttccaggctccgagatagtcaggtccgctgaattgagttTTACTTTCGcatcttccccactatctgagagcctggaacaagcCATTCTTATTCAACATGAGATTTGGAGGCTAACTTGTGAGACCAGGAGTTGACTGCTCAAACCTTGAGTCCCCAATCAAACTGTGAGAATTGGAAGGTCTGAAATATTGACTAAGACCCCATTTACATGGATCCAGACAAAATTcttcaacagaaaaaaaacatgctCGGATCCACGTTCCATTTACAAGGGACCTATGGATGGAACCTTCCAAGTTTTTGAATGGCAAACAGCATTGCAATCTGCAACAGAATTTGCACAGTTTTGGTGAATGGGTTGCACAGGTCCATTCCAAAATTTGTCCAGGCCagtgtaaacagggtctaagccATAAAGTACAAGTTATTGTCCTCTAATGGGTAGCCACTTCAGTTCCCGGTTTCATTTCAATACTACGGCAgctttatgctcaaacttgttCAAGTTTCtagaggggggcgtaagggggggCCGAAAACCGCAAAACTGCACAGAAATACGCCAAAAAACTGCAAAACGCATCTGATTTTTTCCCGACTACCGAAACCGCGTGTACATGTAGGCCACAATATGAAAGCTGACGTCAGCAAGACTTGTGATATATTCTGATAACATTGTGCATTAGCATTAAACATACCATCATAACGCTAACGATATATTGTACTACACTATTATACACTATttactacagtaaaaacccgcgtataagaacctaggtttttccaagttagcctaaacaggtttttAAATAAATGGTATTTAGTGTAAAATTAGGGTaactaggttcttaattaggttcttaacttttgttcaagaaataaagctgaatttttaaatgatctggtGTTTAATGTCCAAAAACAGTATTCTTGGAGGCTTCGTTAAGCAAAATACTATACTATTTTAATCTGATTCTGTTACAATCAAACCTATGGTAAAGTTTTATGTAACCATGCTATAGTGTTTAGAGTACATTTGTATTATTGCATACAGACTGTGTTATATATATACACAGCAACCGCCATCACAGAAACGcaaacgacaaagaaatgttatATGGTTTAATCCACCATATAACAAAAGCGTCAAAACCAACATTGGACGTGCGTTCATCAGCCTCATTGAAAGATCTTTCCCAGCGGGCCACAAACTGAGGAAAATTTTCAACAGGAACACCATAAAGCTCAGCTACAGCTGCATGCCCAACGTCAAGCAAATAATAGATGGCCACAACAAAGCTATCCTGAAGATAGCAGAAACAGCGCAGCCAAAGAAAAACGAAGAGAAGACATGTAGCTGTAGGAAAAAAGAAGACTGCCCGCTAAACGGAGAATGCCTGGTGAGTGAAGTCGTGTACCAAGCCACAGTCACAACCGGAGACGAAAAAGAGACATACATCAGTCTCACAGCTACTCAGTTCAAGGCGAGATACAGAAACCACCTGCTGTCATTTAGACATGAAAAGAGAAGGAATGAGACTGAGCTGAGCAAGCACCTGTGGCAACTAAAGGAGGCAAATAAGGAATCCAACATCACGTGGAAAATACTCGCCAAAGCAAAATCTTACACCAACCTCACAAAACGTTGCAATCTATGTACAACAGAGAAGTTCTTTTTAATCTGTAGGCCTCACATGGCAACACTGAACAAGTGCAACAAACTTGTCTCTACATGCAGACATCGACGCAAGTTCATTCTAAGGTACAATCGGACATGTGAAAGCCAGAGATTGTAGCGCGAGCTTTCGTGCGACTTAGGTTTCGTATAAGAGTTGTAGGCGATTGAGAGCAAGAGCGCGCTTTTCAttctaaaatttcttaaaaatttaaatttcaaacgttaTATGTAACCGTTTTTATCACGCGATCACTCTTCTTGATGTAGACCCTGACGCTTCAGTGTAATAATGGAGTTTAACTGAAGAGTGGGTCACCTTTTCGGTGGCCTACGAAACAGGCTTGTATTAAACACCCATgcactcaggatttgagtagttcacctactggtctatatatatatatattttattttttttttggaaataagaacctgttttaggaTTTTAGCCTAAAATGGTTCTTATGTGAAgggtgcttaaaaatgaaattttagcctaacaggttcttaaatgttaggttcttatacgcgagttttttttttgctaagtaTACTGGTCATGTACTTGAACGAGTATTGATATCTcccttgactttgaaaaactctgtCACTGATCCTGTACGTCTTACATTGGATGACTGATTACTTTGGACGACCCTGTGCTAGTTGTGGAACGCGTATAAATGTTTCTTCTGGAATTGTGACCTTCTTGTCTCGTAAAGAGTTCACATTCAGTGGAGAAGACGATTGTTACAACGTACAGCTCTTCTAAAATTTTCccctttctttccttcttcataGAAGATTGCCACGCAATTAATTATTACGTCCTCTTCGCTTTCAGTTGCGACCTTGACGACCTCAGTTGTCATTGTCGCGCATGGAATCAAAGCAACGAGAACACGAGGCTGTACGGCTGTACGAGCTAACATCCAGCATGGAATTTCACGAAGTCGACGCATCATTGCCCAAAACAGTTAATCACATTAAGTATTAACTGGAAAAGGCCGTAATTGCAAACCACAGAGTTAAATTGTAAGCTGATATAATGAACCCTGATgcgttgtaaaacaaaacacttggcTCGCGCTTGCAAAACAACCAGATGCCGACCGTTCTAAAGAGTGTTATCACTacagacacttttttttttcactgaaaacCGTGACTTAAAGGTTGTAACAACCACAAACCGCTTAGTGTTTTGAAACTGCAATAGCGCaagttgaaataaaaattaccgcaaaaccgcaccgaaaataacgcaaaaccgcatcaccgcaaacccCTACGTCCCCTTCTTCCTACCCCGCGGGgaaggagggaggagggagaggAAGCTTTCCagcaacttttttaaaaacagaaattcaaTAATTTCTCCTCAACATTATTACCTGTTATGGACATCAACCTTGGTCATTTGCACAAGCTAAAAAAGCTCTTCTCAATTCAgacgttttctttttacagtcACACCCAAAACACAATCACCGTCAGAAACTTTCactcaaataaaaattaagagtTAACTTATAAGCTTTAATTATTGTCAGTATTTACCTCGCCTTGTGCTCCTCATCATAAAAGCAGCCGTTTTTCCTACATTGGAATACGATCGAATTACGATATTTCCCCTTACACTGAGCTGGTATGTTACAGTATGTTGATCGAAAGTCGATGAGCTACAAAACAGTGAAGTCCGCAGCCGACGACACAGATGACTGCAATGAACGGTCGCCATGTTGAATCGCTTTTATAACTAGACCCATTTCTCTCGTCTTCCTTCTCCCACGGACCTGTCGTCCCCAGGCACCGCCGCAAGAAACAAGGAGCACAGGGCCTCTTTGAAAGATCAGCGCTGAAAGATGTACAGGCCAAGCTCGTATTTTATTCCCCTGTTCGCATCTTGAACCGTTTGATTTTGAAGAGGTTTTGGCCAGGTTTAGATGTCCAGCTCCTTGGGGGTATAAGGAGGGCCATGTGTTAGAAaaccacagggagcccacacaatctgtttgtgtagccgattgtttaatattttatagtaaatgtactggatttaccgtttgcttcacctatagcgatatatcgctaactatgtatacaaatcaatgataaataaacgttgaattaccttacctgtggtgtatggtcgtccttttgcctcaaaagcggttttttgagcgattttgaatgagtttgagttcgccgttgactgtatggaacagtcaacggcgaactcaaattcattcaaaatcgctcaaaaaaccgcttttgaggcaaaaggacgactatacacctataggtaaggtaattcaacgtttatttatcattgatttatatacatagttagcgatatatcgctataggtgaagcaaacggtaaatccagtacatttgctataaaataacaatcggctacacaaacagattgtgtgggctccctgtgaGAAAACTCTTTACTGGGTTAATCATGTATCTACCCTctcaaaataaagaacattgtattgtattgttgtTGAAGGAAGGGTGTACTCCCTAAAATGCATTGGTCAATGCTAGCTGCGCCCCCAGGGGGGTAGTCGCGATTTCAaatgacggggatgatcgaatgcatcctcggagacccaggggcagttagtcgg
This window encodes:
- the LOC140932983 gene encoding small ribosomal subunit protein mS35-like, translated to MATVHCSHLCRRLRTSLFCSSSTFDQHTVTYQLSVRGNIVIRSYSNVGKTAAFMMRSTRREKQKRQERQQKNKDIQHWMARNPTRGVKMATGLTDWPSVYSGAKSYHPSVVPIFFRMGRLKHNRPGFALPLRALGNLELMKIPNFFHLSPPAIERHCQALQPLCTEWPGSLDLSSVPLRITTRNYLFAGPSLYHPGSRKVKLQVYLTDLVLDEHAKKKLIQLVGPRYNPENDELTIVADRCPTRKQNKDYAMYLLTVLYHESWKTEPWETEKSNDVEESEEEEEEEKARKKRKNPKRVRLIDGTLYRMNQYGKYFKMQLKVKE